One genomic window of Cydia pomonella isolate Wapato2018A chromosome 6, ilCydPomo1, whole genome shotgun sequence includes the following:
- the LOC133518696 gene encoding uncharacterized protein LOC133518696, translated as MSRNVRIFLPIRLNVKRTVVFSVRMPLRESADTLGDSYTLAKNRFLSLERKLERLPEYKRLYCDFMREYEKMGHMTRVTDYGTPNYFHPHHGIFREGSATTKLRVVYSGAAPTTTNKSLNSIQLPGPALQNDIFAILLRFRQYKYVACADVEKMFRQVLIQPDQRSLQMILWRENPTDPLHVYELNTVTYGQTSAPYLSQRCIRQLALDCGDDVIARVINQDIFVDDLITGDDNFQNLLDICQKTYDVLQSGCFPLRKWTFNCDVTQEESKEHFVGEHTQNKTLGVGWDNKLDELYYTTKIDPLPNSSYLNKRMMLSIISQIYDPLGLLSPAVIISKILLQKLWLSRIDWDTPVPEDIKSMWNNFINTLSRLNDLRIPRHVRGVHTGHTELHIFSDASLHAYGACAYIRTYDEGSDVTVRLLCAKSKVSPLKSLTIPKLELSGALVAAKLYKKITDSLRLVFNKVYFWCDSTIVISWLGMSPHLLKPFVQNRVTQINELTGNAIWFHVRSEDNPSDLLSRGVTLDNLIDCNLWWFGPSFLHDPKSDFISANTSKNTAIENLPELRSTAVSLVCNQQDELFNFDRCSSYIKLIRIGAYVLRFILNSRTNSERKQLRQTGSLSVDELDASRRMLVRFAQMQSFPDVYDSLLKNKPIKTNCKQYNRISGLNVFLDDRNKFKVIRVGGRLCNSTSFDYNKKHPVLLCSKHKLTVLLFKYEHKRLLHAGPQLLLSTLRECCWPLGARNLARKIVRECVTCIRMKDPTDLSPLTPAHFLIGRPLTCPASEDLTDVQPSRLSRYARIEALRQHFWHRWAKEYVAELQRRTKWKTKKDDISLNSLVLIKDDNLPPLKWRLGRVTRLYPGSDGVNRVADILTATGTIRRSFSKICPLLPEPADHDG; from the exons ATGAGCAGAAATGTGAGGATATTTTTACCAATACGACTAAACGTGAAGAGGACGGTCGTTTTCTCCGTCCGAATGCCGCTAAGAGAATCAGCTGATACGTTGGGCGATTCTTATACGTTAGCGAAAAATCGATTTTTATCCTTAGAACGTAAATTAGAGCGTTTGCCGGAATATAAACGTTTATATTGTGACTTCATGCGAGAATACGAAAAGATGGGTCACATGACTCGTGTTACCGACTATGGTACACCGAATTACTTCCATCCTCATCATGGAATATTTAGGGAGGGGAGCGCCACCACTAAATTGCGCGTTGTATATAGTGGCGCTGCTCCTACCACCACGAATAAATCGTTGAATAGCATTCAGCTGCCGGGTCCAGCACTTCAAAACGATATATTTGCTATTTTGCTACGTTTCCGTCAATACAAGTACGTTGCTTGTGCTGATGTGGAGAAAATGTTTCGGCAGGTTTTGATCCAACCAGATCAGAGATCCTTGCAAATGATCCTCTGGCGTGAAAACCCTACCGATCCATTACACGTTTATGAACTCAATACGGTTACATATGGGCAAACTAGTGCGCCATATTTAAGTCAACGTTGTATACGACAGTTAGCGTTGGACTGTGGTGATGACGTCATCGCGCGCGTTATCAACCAAGATATATTCGTAGACGATTTAATTACGGGAGATGATAATTTCCAAAACTTACTTGACATATGTCAAAAAACGTATGACGTTCTGCAATCAGGATGCTTTCCTTTACGTAAATGGACCTTTAATTGTGACGTTACACAGGAAGAGTCCAAGGAACATTTTGTTGGTGAGCACACCCAGAATAAAACGCTCGGAGTAGGTTGGGACAATAAACTCGATGAATTGTATTACACTACAAAAATCGATCCTTTGCCTAATTCGTCGTACTTAAATAAACGAATGATGTTATCGATTATTTCACAGATTTACGACCCGTTAGGTCTTCTTTCTCCTGCGGTGATAATTTCCAAAATTTTGCTTCAAAAATTATGGTTAAGTCGCATCGATTGGGACACTCCGGTTCCAGAAGACATTAAATCGATGtggaataatttcataaatacattaagcCGTTTAAACGATTTACGGATTCCGCGTCATGTAAGGGGTGTACACACTGGACATACGgaattgcatattttttctgATGCATCGTTGCATGCTTACGGCGCGTGCGCTTATATTCGGACATATGATGAAGGGTCAGATGTAACTGTCAGACTATTGTGTGCTAAAAGTAAAGTCTCACCCCTGAAGTCTCTGACTATCCCGAAACTTGAACTTTCAGGCGCACTCGTTGCTGCTAAGctttataagaaaataactgATTCCTTAAGGTTAGtgtttaataaagtttactttTGGTGTGACTCGACTATAGTAATTTCGTGGCTAGGTATGTCTCCGCATCTATTGAAGCCTTTCGTTCAAAATCGTGTTACACAAATAAACGAACTTACCGGTAATGCTATATGGTTTCATGTGAGAAGCGAAGACAACCCTAGTGATTTATTGTCTAGAGGCGTTACTTtagataatttaattgattGTAATTTATGGTGGTTCGGACCATCATTCTTGCATGACCCGAAATCGGATTTTATTAGTGCCAATACGAGTAAAAATACGGCAATCGAAAATTTACCCGAGTTACGATCGACCGCGGTAAGTTTAGTTTGCAATCAGCAAGATGAACTATTTAATTTCGATAGATGTTCAtcttacattaaattaattaggATCGGCGCGTATGTACTCCGCTTTATATTAAACTCACGCACTAACTCTGAGCGTAAACAACTCCGCCAAACCGGTTCATTATCGGTGGACGAGTTGGATGCATCACGTCGTATGCTAGTTAGATTCGCACAAATGCAATCATTTCCGGACGTCTACGAtagtttacttaaaaataaaccgatTAAGACgaattgtaaacaatataatcGTATATCCGGTCTTAACGTGTTTTTAGACGATCGTAATAAGTTTAAAGTGATTAGAGTCGGTGGTAGATTGTGTAATTCTACAAGTTTCGATTACAACAAAAAACATCCCGTGTTATTGTGCAGTAAACATAAGTTAACGGTGTTGTTATTCAAATATGAACACAAGCGGCTGCTACATGCCGGACCGCAGCTACTCTTATCTACTTTGCGTGAATGTTGCTGGCCTTTAGGTGCGCGAAATTTGGCAAGGAAAATAGTGCGAGAATGCGTTACCTGTATTCGAATGAAAG ATCCTACTGATCTATCCCCGCTCACGCCTGCCCATTTCCTAATTGGTCGGCCGTTGACCTGCCCTGCGAGCGAGGACCTGACGGATGTGCAGCCTTCCCGCCTGTCTCGCTACGCCAGGATCGAAGCCCTACGTCAACACTTCTGGCATCGTTGGGCCAAGGAGTACGTTGCAGAGCTCCAGCGACGAACCAAATGGAAGACAAAGAAGGACGACATATCGTTAAACAGTCTCGTTTTAATCAAAGACGATAACCTGCCTCCTCTCAAATGGCGGCTAGGCCGAGTCACGCGCCTATACCCTGGGAGCGATGGCGTGAACCGTGTCGCCGACATCCTCACGGCGACAGGAACAATTCGACGCAGCTTTTCAAAGATCTGCCCGCTACTACCAGAGCCGGCAGACCACGACGGATGA